One window from the genome of Treponema sp. OMZ 838 encodes:
- a CDS encoding dicarboxylate/amino acid:cation symporter: MEKQSGRKLGLLPQLALGILAGVLLGLFVPAPVMGIIATIKKLLGSLIFFAVPLVIFGFIAPAICDLKANAGKMLGAFLLMSYLSAVGASLFSTVAGYILIPFLHIPSQAAELVAVPTTAFSLNIQPIMPVMTALVLAILAGISVIWTKAATVEKLLKEIQAMVLEIVNRVIVPVLPFFIATTFAELAYSGSLTRQLPVFLKVIIIVLIGHFIWMTLLYLIGGAVSKQNPLEVVKHYGPAYATAVGTMSSAATLPVALRCAHKSSVLPADIVDFAIPLGATTHLCGSVLTETFFAMTISQMLYGSVPSIGTMVLFSFLFGVFAVGAPGVPGGTVMASLGIVISILGFNEIGTGLLIAIFALQDSFGTACNVTGDGALALILRGVFYKPDGTLKQA; the protein is encoded by the coding sequence ATGGAAAAACAAAGCGGTAGAAAATTGGGACTGTTACCGCAGCTTGCTTTGGGGATTCTTGCCGGTGTGCTGCTCGGGTTGTTTGTACCCGCTCCGGTGATGGGGATTATTGCGACAATTAAAAAGTTACTCGGTTCGCTGATCTTTTTTGCCGTTCCGCTCGTTATCTTCGGCTTTATTGCTCCGGCTATTTGCGATTTAAAAGCAAATGCGGGGAAAATGCTCGGTGCATTTTTGCTGATGTCATATCTATCTGCGGTCGGCGCATCCTTGTTTTCGACTGTAGCCGGATATATTCTTATTCCGTTCCTGCATATTCCGTCACAGGCTGCCGAATTGGTGGCAGTACCGACGACGGCATTCTCCCTGAATATTCAGCCGATTATGCCGGTTATGACCGCACTGGTATTGGCTATCTTAGCCGGTATTTCGGTTATTTGGACAAAGGCTGCTACGGTTGAAAAACTCTTAAAAGAGATTCAGGCAATGGTACTTGAAATTGTCAACCGCGTTATCGTACCGGTACTGCCGTTCTTTATTGCGACAACCTTTGCCGAGCTTGCATACAGCGGCAGCTTAACCCGCCAGCTCCCCGTATTCTTGAAAGTGATTATTATCGTACTGATCGGTCATTTTATCTGGATGACATTGCTGTACCTCATCGGCGGTGCGGTTTCAAAGCAGAATCCGCTTGAAGTGGTAAAGCACTACGGCCCTGCGTATGCAACCGCTGTCGGTACGATGTCGAGCGCCGCGACATTGCCGGTTGCCTTACGCTGCGCGCATAAGTCCAGCGTTCTGCCTGCCGATATCGTTGACTTCGCTATCCCGCTGGGAGCGACAACTCATTTGTGCGGTTCCGTTCTTACCGAAACATTCTTTGCAATGACGATATCTCAGATGTTGTACGGATCGGTTCCCTCAATCGGAACAATGGTTTTGTTCTCATTCCTGTTCGGTGTATTCGCTGTCGGAGCGCCCGGCGTACCCGGCGGAACGGTTATGGCTTCGCTCGGTATCGTCATCAGCATACTCGGATTTAACGAAATCGGCACCGGCTTATTGATCGCTATCTTCGCCTTGCAGGACAGCTTCGGTACAGCCTGCAATGTAACCGGAGACGGAGCGCTTGCGCTTATTCTGCGCGGTGTGTTCTATAAACCGGATGGGACGTTAAAACAGGCGTAA
- a CDS encoding ABC transporter ATP-binding protein: MSIKKAKLQKQGEILRVTIMNHLKVTMIDNGVLQLCATIGGTLSAAVAALRVYAYTNPENIIYMLFLTGACFSPMYLLINIWHLGYRGVTASYTIYDFLNLPVTHSLSAHVSNVPIETEMKESRTEKRDHTDSSTQKTLQAPDVKAYTGDIVFKNAVFAYTEDTVIDDISFTIPHGTTTALVGASGSGKSTIAHLLAGFYPLKSGTITIGDTILSEKTVVEIQDLISAVWQDSHMFFGTVYENILIGKPDAAKEEVIEAATKARIHDFITSLPDGYDTNIGEHGTKFSGGEKQRIAIARAFLRNSPILIFDEATSSLDRHNEIEIQKSFSELCKGKTVLVIAHRLATIQKAEQICIIRKGKIEDRGTHEQLSLHSESYRTLMGSQIV; the protein is encoded by the coding sequence ATGAGTATCAAAAAAGCAAAGCTGCAAAAGCAGGGCGAAATCCTGCGTGTTACCATTATGAACCATTTAAAAGTTACTATGATTGATAACGGCGTTTTACAGCTTTGCGCTACAATCGGAGGTACCTTATCCGCTGCGGTCGCGGCATTAAGGGTATATGCATATACCAATCCTGAAAATATCATTTATATGTTATTTTTAACGGGAGCTTGCTTTTCGCCGATGTATTTGCTTATCAATATTTGGCATTTAGGGTACCGCGGCGTTACGGCTTCATACACTATTTACGATTTTCTTAACTTGCCGGTTACTCATTCGCTTTCGGCTCACGTTTCAAATGTGCCGATAGAAACCGAGATGAAAGAAAGCCGGACGGAAAAAAGAGATCATACAGATAGCAGTACGCAAAAGACACTGCAAGCGCCTGACGTAAAAGCCTATACCGGCGATATTGTCTTTAAAAATGCCGTTTTTGCCTATACGGAAGATACCGTAATCGATGATATTTCGTTTACGATTCCGCACGGAACCACGACGGCGCTGGTCGGAGCTTCCGGCAGCGGAAAGTCTACCATTGCGCACCTTCTTGCAGGGTTTTATCCGCTTAAAAGCGGAACAATCACCATAGGCGATACAATCCTGTCCGAAAAAACAGTAGTTGAAATACAAGACCTCATTTCGGCTGTTTGGCAGGATAGCCACATGTTCTTTGGAACCGTTTACGAAAATATTCTTATCGGCAAACCGGACGCCGCAAAAGAAGAGGTTATTGAAGCAGCAACAAAGGCACGGATACACGATTTTATTACAAGCCTGCCCGACGGTTATGATACGAACATCGGAGAACACGGAACAAAATTTTCAGGCGGAGAAAAACAACGCATTGCCATCGCACGGGCATTTTTACGGAACTCGCCTATTCTGATTTTTGATGAAGCGACCTCTTCGCTCGACCGGCATAACGAGATTGAAATTCAAAAGAGTTTTTCCGAATTGTGCAAGGGGAAAACCGTGTTGGTCATTGCCCACCGCCTTGCAACCATTCAAAAAGCCGAACAAATTTGCATCATACGCAAGGGAAAAATAGAGGACAGAGGAACGCATGAGCAGCTGTCTTTGCATTCCGAATCCTATCGCACCCTCATGGGCAGCCAAATTGTATAA
- a CDS encoding ABC transporter transmembrane domain-containing protein → MFINKQLISLSRGGRKLLILSSVLNFVLLAAKTLTAICTAVTVDLIFRKAKVPFFTSLQSIFICMGALIVTIIVLQRIVGVTEQKCSIKIKTALREQVFKKLFALGPAYTVNRRSGEIAAMAFTKIEWLSPYFYQYLPFVSGTVLLDAVLIAVLFYLDSAVGCICLVGAAGMLGFPMLFFKVMRERGEKENAAHSKYYADCLDAVQGLPSLKALNADEYQKSKAAKAGRNPACYHYEPFKSYYD, encoded by the coding sequence ATGTTCATAAATAAACAGCTCATCAGCCTTTCCCGTGGGGGAAGAAAGCTGTTAATTCTTTCTTCCGTCCTTAATTTCGTGTTACTCGCTGCAAAAACGCTTACGGCGATTTGTACGGCAGTAACAGTCGATCTTATATTCAGAAAAGCGAAGGTTCCGTTTTTTACGTCCTTACAGTCCATCTTTATCTGTATGGGAGCACTCATCGTTACGATTATTGTGCTGCAGCGTATCGTAGGCGTAACCGAACAAAAATGCAGTATCAAAATAAAAACGGCGTTGCGCGAGCAGGTGTTTAAAAAACTGTTCGCGCTCGGCCCCGCTTATACGGTGAACCGGCGCTCGGGCGAGATTGCCGCGATGGCGTTTACAAAAATAGAATGGCTCAGTCCGTATTTTTATCAATACCTCCCTTTTGTAAGCGGAACCGTTTTACTTGATGCCGTGTTAATTGCCGTCCTTTTTTATCTTGATAGCGCCGTAGGCTGTATCTGTCTTGTAGGGGCGGCTGGGATGCTCGGCTTTCCGATGTTGTTTTTTAAGGTTATGCGGGAGCGCGGCGAAAAAGAGAACGCTGCTCATTCAAAGTATTATGCCGATTGCTTGGATGCGGTACAAGGATTACCGTCGCTAAAAGCCTTGAATGCGGATGAGTATCAAAAAAGCAAAGCTGCAAAAGCAGGGCGAAATCCTGCGTGTTACCATTATGAACCATTTAAAAGTTACTATGATTGA
- a CDS encoding ABC transporter ATP-binding protein, giving the protein MDILKTEKVCFDIHNIRLCNDISITVKKGAFTGIIGPNGSGKSTFLKQVYGVLKPTSGVIFLRGEDISGLSNRKRAENMGVLAQENFTEFPFNVEEVTAMGRSMYHTLFQGENDTDRAIVSAVLKQVNMEDKRKQCYATLSGGEKQRVLLARALAQETKLLIMDEPTNHLDIGHQFQIMEFLKTLDMTILSAIHDLNLAARFCDYLILLHQGAILAQGTPKEVLTKEILRDVFHICAKMREQDGRIVIDFISSVHTANADHTAKGKSGCS; this is encoded by the coding sequence ATGGATATACTGAAAACTGAAAAAGTATGCTTTGACATACACAATATACGTTTATGCAATGATATTTCCATTACGGTAAAAAAAGGGGCGTTTACCGGAATCATAGGGCCGAACGGAAGCGGCAAAAGCACGTTTTTAAAACAAGTATATGGAGTACTCAAACCTACTTCGGGGGTGATTTTTTTACGCGGCGAGGATATATCGGGCTTGAGTAACCGTAAACGGGCGGAAAACATGGGTGTTTTGGCGCAAGAAAATTTTACGGAATTCCCGTTCAATGTAGAAGAAGTAACCGCAATGGGAAGAAGTATGTACCATACGCTCTTTCAAGGCGAAAACGACACGGATAGAGCAATCGTAAGCGCCGTTTTAAAACAGGTCAATATGGAAGATAAGCGGAAGCAATGTTATGCGACGCTTTCGGGCGGCGAAAAACAGCGGGTTTTATTGGCGAGGGCGTTGGCTCAAGAAACCAAGCTACTCATTATGGATGAGCCGACTAATCACTTGGATATCGGCCATCAATTTCAAATTATGGAATTTTTGAAAACTCTCGATATGACGATATTGTCGGCTATTCATGATTTGAATTTGGCAGCCCGTTTTTGCGATTATCTTATCTTATTGCATCAAGGCGCAATACTGGCGCAGGGAACGCCGAAAGAAGTGTTAACAAAAGAAATACTGCGCGATGTTTTTCATATCTGCGCCAAAATGAGAGAACAGGACGGCAGAATCGTGATAGATTTTATCTCCTCAGTTCATACGGCTAATGCGGATCATACAGCGAAGGGGAAAAGCGGATGTTCATAA
- a CDS encoding iron ABC transporter permease, which yields MQKYDIDTKKTAVLCTLLTAAIIVSVPLTSFLGSAQLGIADVLQVYASKIRPDAPVSIPKAFINIVWELRLPRALLGICVGGGLAVCGAVMQALTANVMAEPYTLGVASGASFMAALSIATMGNIAGISGITPSIGAFIGAFAAMMLVYGIATDTYGASNARLILTGIGISMICAAFTQLVITFVGNEYKIKSIVYWSMGSLAGARWDVLALPVIALTVGGALLFLHAEQINLLAMGKDTATILGTNVGALQKKLILIISAITGVMVASAGTIGFIGLIIPHIVRFFIGADNRKTLPVILLTGSLFTMWMDAVARTVLAPRELPIGVLTSLLGGPFFLFLLKKHR from the coding sequence ATGCAAAAATATGATATCGATACAAAAAAGACAGCCGTACTATGTACGCTTCTAACGGCTGCGATTATCGTATCCGTACCGCTGACATCGTTTTTAGGCTCGGCACAGCTCGGTATCGCTGACGTATTACAGGTATATGCGAGCAAGATAAGGCCTGATGCTCCCGTTTCAATCCCCAAAGCCTTTATCAACATTGTATGGGAACTGCGGCTACCGCGTGCTTTGCTCGGTATCTGCGTCGGCGGGGGGCTTGCCGTGTGCGGCGCGGTGATGCAGGCGCTTACTGCCAATGTGATGGCGGAGCCGTATACCTTAGGCGTTGCCTCTGGCGCTTCGTTTATGGCCGCTTTAAGCATTGCAACAATGGGAAACATTGCCGGAATATCGGGTATAACGCCTTCCATCGGTGCTTTTATCGGCGCCTTTGCCGCTATGATGCTGGTATACGGGATTGCAACGGATACCTATGGAGCCTCAAACGCACGGCTTATTCTGACCGGCATCGGCATATCGATGATCTGCGCCGCTTTTACCCAGCTGGTTATCACATTCGTAGGCAATGAATATAAGATAAAGAGCATTGTGTATTGGTCTATGGGGAGTTTGGCAGGAGCACGATGGGATGTGCTCGCGTTACCGGTCATTGCGCTTACTGTAGGAGGGGCGCTTCTTTTTTTACATGCCGAACAGATTAACCTTTTGGCAATGGGAAAAGATACGGCTACCATACTCGGAACAAATGTCGGTGCTTTGCAAAAAAAGCTTATTCTGATTATCTCCGCCATTACCGGCGTTATGGTTGCCTCGGCAGGTACCATAGGCTTTATCGGGCTCATCATACCGCATATTGTTAGGTTTTTTATCGGTGCCGATAACAGAAAAACGCTACCGGTTATTCTACTGACAGGCAGTCTATTTACGATGTGGATGGATGCGGTTGCAAGAACCGTATTGGCGCCGCGCGAACTGCCGATCGGTGTACTAACCTCGCTGCTCGGCGGGCCGTTTTTCTTATTCTTGCTGAAAAAGCATCGGTAA
- a CDS encoding helix-turn-helix transcriptional regulator, whose product MHIRFSENGSRLYDFFNLFAHKEHILNRREEEKGYDDVCYTLFLSLLNKAKDMLEQFEAYYYPGCALFGNFIPYLYYTDYQKEEELLSDLAACDSGKLQAMILSSLLYNLKGISIEKAEDVIPYLDDIRRNGMFTFLHGLSMTDNAKWRILCAWNDPESTRDSYIALMKAFLPLFLEEYALYREEVKAYGLDLQKRLVKHGYTVISDMWKGIYDEWDNTEKYLSNASYLFISIGAAPLMSTGRDEGDKTKRTYVQGFHLEQGLQKLRQTIINNRERLVFFFKNLGDATRFQILELIGKGLGTNKELAEALSLTTATVSYHLNYLFNANMILRTDKDGKSVLAVNKRSIKKTLDVFLVKL is encoded by the coding sequence ATGCACATACGATTTTCGGAAAACGGCAGCAGGCTATACGATTTTTTTAACCTTTTTGCGCATAAGGAGCATATACTTAACCGGCGCGAAGAAGAAAAAGGATATGACGATGTATGTTACACGCTCTTCTTATCGCTTTTGAATAAGGCAAAGGATATGCTTGAGCAATTTGAAGCATATTACTATCCCGGATGCGCCTTGTTCGGAAATTTTATACCGTATTTGTATTACACCGACTATCAAAAGGAAGAAGAGCTGCTAAGCGATCTTGCCGCTTGCGATAGCGGCAAATTGCAGGCAATGATACTTTCCTCGCTTTTGTATAACTTAAAAGGCATTTCAATCGAAAAAGCGGAAGATGTAATTCCATATCTGGACGATATACGCCGAAACGGTATGTTTACGTTCTTGCATGGATTATCCATGACCGATAACGCAAAGTGGAGGATCCTTTGCGCATGGAATGACCCTGAAAGTACACGGGATTCCTATATTGCATTGATGAAAGCATTTCTGCCTCTGTTTTTAGAAGAATACGCTTTATACCGCGAGGAAGTGAAGGCGTACGGACTTGACCTGCAAAAAAGGCTCGTAAAACACGGATATACCGTTATCTCCGATATGTGGAAAGGCATCTATGACGAGTGGGATAATACTGAGAAATACCTGTCAAATGCTTCGTATCTTTTTATTTCTATTGGAGCTGCTCCCCTCATGAGTACGGGTCGTGATGAAGGCGATAAAACCAAAAGGACATATGTGCAAGGCTTTCATTTGGAACAAGGTTTACAAAAACTCAGACAAACGATAATTAATAATCGTGAACGGCTGGTATTCTTTTTTAAAAATTTAGGAGACGCTACGCGGTTTCAGATATTGGAACTGATCGGAAAAGGATTAGGCACAAATAAAGAACTTGCAGAAGCCCTATCGCTGACAACGGCCACCGTATCCTATCATTTAAATTACTTATTCAATGCAAATATGATTTTAAGAACGGATAAAGACGGTAAATCCGTGTTGGCCGTAAACAAACGAAGCATCAAGAAGACATTAGATGTGTTTCTAGTAAAATTGTAA
- the hydA gene encoding dihydropyrimidinase, with protein MKKTLITGGTLVTENDTFKADIAITGSKITGIGHFNPVDFDAVYEVPGCYVMPGLIDAHTHLELQQSPQYRAVDDFYTGTVAAACGGTTSVIDHIAFGPAGCNLHYSIDRYHELAKKAVIDYGFHGVIQHVDDAILRELSGIIKNEGITSFKAYTTYGFKIDDTGFYRLLQTVKEAGGILTVHSENDSLINYLRSKFVKEKKMLPIYHARSRPNETEAEAVSRLIHFSEMVEDAPLYIVHLSTGEALISVVEGRQHVNRLFVETCTQYLTLSEEKYGNENGSPDDPENIEGLKYMMAPPLRRKQDIEALWIGLANGDIQVVATDHCPFLLKEKMDTKGDFTKGPGGAPGIEERVRIIFSEGVQKKRISLERFVQVMAANPARIFGMYPQKGCLLPGADADITIINPNAEEVLTKKNLKSACDYCTYEGMKVQCAIDSVFSRGELIVKHNEFLGKKGRGQFIFRKPPF; from the coding sequence GTGAAAAAGACATTGATAACGGGCGGTACGCTCGTAACTGAAAACGATACGTTTAAGGCTGACATTGCGATAACCGGCAGCAAGATAACCGGAATCGGACATTTTAATCCCGTCGATTTTGATGCCGTGTATGAAGTTCCCGGCTGTTATGTCATGCCGGGGCTGATCGATGCGCATACGCATCTTGAGTTGCAGCAGTCTCCGCAATACCGCGCCGTCGATGACTTTTACACCGGTACCGTTGCGGCAGCTTGCGGCGGTACAACCTCCGTTATCGACCATATCGCTTTCGGTCCCGCCGGATGTAATCTGCATTATTCCATAGACCGATACCATGAGCTTGCAAAAAAGGCAGTTATCGACTACGGCTTTCACGGTGTTATTCAGCATGTGGATGATGCAATTTTGCGGGAGCTATCCGGCATCATTAAAAATGAAGGGATTACGAGCTTTAAGGCTTATACGACTTACGGATTTAAAATTGACGATACGGGCTTTTATCGCTTGTTGCAAACCGTGAAAGAAGCAGGCGGTATTTTAACCGTGCACTCGGAAAACGATTCGCTTATCAACTATCTCCGGTCAAAATTCGTAAAAGAAAAGAAAATGCTGCCTATCTATCATGCGCGCAGTCGGCCTAACGAAACGGAAGCTGAGGCTGTTTCCCGCCTTATCCATTTTTCGGAAATGGTGGAGGATGCGCCGCTGTATATTGTACACCTTTCTACAGGAGAGGCGCTTATCAGCGTTGTAGAGGGACGGCAGCACGTTAACCGGTTGTTTGTAGAAACTTGCACGCAGTATCTGACGCTTTCGGAAGAAAAGTATGGAAATGAGAACGGCAGTCCCGATGATCCTGAAAATATCGAAGGGCTGAAATATATGATGGCGCCGCCCTTGCGCAGAAAGCAAGATATAGAAGCGCTTTGGATCGGGCTTGCAAACGGCGATATCCAAGTCGTTGCAACCGATCATTGTCCCTTCTTATTAAAAGAAAAGATGGACACCAAGGGCGATTTTACCAAGGGGCCGGGCGGCGCTCCCGGGATTGAAGAGCGGGTGCGGATTATTTTCTCCGAAGGTGTACAAAAAAAGCGGATTTCGTTGGAGCGCTTCGTGCAGGTGATGGCCGCAAATCCTGCCCGCATCTTCGGTATGTATCCTCAAAAAGGATGTCTTTTGCCCGGCGCCGATGCCGACATTACGATTATCAATCCAAATGCGGAAGAAGTGCTGACAAAGAAAAACCTGAAAAGCGCCTGCGATTACTGCACGTATGAAGGGATGAAGGTGCAGTGTGCAATCGATTCCGTATTCAGCCGCGGGGAATTAATCGTAAAGCATAACGAATTTTTAGGCAAAAAGGGCAGGGGACAATTCATCTTTAGAAAACCGCCGTTTTAA
- a CDS encoding serine dehydratase subunit alpha family protein — translation MELTDFDCNQFIAILQEELVPALGCTEPIAIAYAGAHARTLLGKIPDRVCIKSSGNIIKNVKSVTVPNSGNMKGIPAAAAIGIIGGNPDKGLEVLADITEADIARTKEFLEKIPCKVSLLDTVASLHFIVEVFAGADSASVEIIHQHTNIVRTTKNGKDVLSVPFDPTSANAALTDRSGLSVKKILEFADTIDLDRVRPILERQIDYNTRIAQEGLEHRYGINAGANLLKAAEAERAVTVKIRAQAAAAAGSDARMSGCTLPVVTNSGSGNQGLTASLPVIVFAEEKKLPHDKLLRGLLVSNLIAIHQKTRIGRLSAYCGAVSAACGSGAAVTYLSGGSYEQVCETITNTLAVVSGIVCDGAKPSCASKIASSVDAALNAHYLAMQNRVFEPGEGIVKGDIEKTIAGVGSVAADGMRETDKVILRIMVDDD, via the coding sequence ATGGAACTCACGGACTTCGACTGTAATCAATTTATCGCGATCCTTCAAGAAGAGTTGGTTCCTGCGCTCGGCTGTACCGAACCGATTGCCATAGCGTATGCGGGCGCTCATGCCCGCACTTTACTCGGTAAGATTCCCGACCGTGTGTGTATCAAAAGCAGCGGTAACATTATTAAAAATGTAAAGAGTGTTACCGTCCCTAATTCGGGCAATATGAAGGGAATTCCGGCGGCGGCGGCAATCGGTATTATCGGCGGCAATCCCGATAAGGGGCTTGAGGTGCTTGCCGACATAACCGAAGCCGATATCGCTCGCACCAAGGAATTTTTGGAAAAAATTCCTTGTAAGGTTTCCTTGTTGGATACGGTGGCTTCTCTGCATTTTATTGTAGAAGTTTTTGCCGGCGCCGACAGCGCATCGGTTGAGATTATCCATCAGCATACGAATATCGTGCGTACAACCAAAAACGGAAAAGACGTGTTATCCGTTCCGTTTGATCCTACAAGTGCAAATGCCGCGTTGACCGACCGGTCGGGATTGTCGGTAAAAAAGATCCTTGAGTTTGCCGATACGATAGACCTTGACCGCGTCCGCCCGATACTGGAGCGGCAGATCGATTATAATACCCGCATCGCGCAGGAAGGATTGGAGCACCGCTACGGAATTAACGCGGGCGCGAATCTCCTAAAGGCTGCTGAAGCGGAACGGGCTGTTACCGTAAAAATCCGTGCGCAGGCCGCCGCTGCCGCAGGTTCCGATGCCCGCATGAGCGGCTGTACCTTGCCGGTCGTTACCAATTCGGGCAGCGGCAATCAGGGATTGACGGCATCGCTACCGGTTATCGTGTTTGCCGAAGAAAAAAAGCTCCCGCATGATAAGCTGTTGCGCGGGCTGTTGGTCAGCAACTTGATTGCGATTCATCAAAAGACGCGGATCGGACGGCTTTCCGCCTATTGCGGGGCTGTCAGCGCTGCGTGCGGAAGCGGCGCTGCCGTTACCTATCTTTCAGGTGGAAGCTATGAACAGGTATGCGAGACGATTACCAATACCCTTGCGGTTGTGTCGGGAATTGTCTGCGACGGCGCTAAACCTTCGTGCGCTTCGAAGATTGCCTCATCGGTTGATGCGGCGCTGAATGCGCATTATCTTGCAATGCAGAACCGAGTGTTTGAACCCGGTGAAGGTATTGTAAAAGGCGACATAGAAAAGACCATCGCCGGTGTAGGCTCGGTCGCTGCAGACGGCATGAGGGAAACCGATAAGGTGATTTTACGCATTATGGTGGACGACGATTAA
- a CDS encoding ABC transporter substrate-binding protein — protein MKDIMKLLALTVAVSCMLSCQNKKDSNQAKKTDEQTSVQTAAYEPVTIETFKNTFTFTKVPERVVSLSFSETQLLVALGLADKIVGIATAETGVADCLPEYQETLRKLKVISDSKPTFEVLLESNPDFVVGTVYSFTQYGVAPAEDFVKNDIPYYALRGTYVENSGIEDTYKDIENLGKIFKVEERAATLVKRLKEREAQYAAHAPKEKSCKVFVYNSGDEKQAVTIGKNCLDEKIVSMAGGQNIFNDIAKRYGRVSWEEIAVRNPELIVIYDYNDGNTAGTLEEKIAELKNNPGLSDVEAIKHNNFTSVKLIEVFPGLQIFDAIEKIQTAIEGITAH, from the coding sequence ATGAAAGATATAATGAAGCTTTTGGCCTTGACTGTAGCTGTTTCCTGTATGCTTTCGTGTCAGAATAAAAAGGATTCAAATCAGGCAAAAAAAACTGATGAACAGACATCGGTACAAACGGCAGCGTATGAGCCCGTAACGATTGAAACCTTTAAAAACACCTTTACCTTTACCAAGGTGCCTGAAAGAGTTGTCTCGTTAAGTTTTAGTGAAACGCAGCTTTTGGTAGCGCTCGGTTTAGCGGACAAGATTGTCGGCATCGCGACGGCGGAAACAGGAGTTGCCGACTGTTTACCTGAATATCAGGAAACATTACGCAAGCTCAAGGTTATTTCGGATAGTAAACCTACTTTTGAAGTGCTGCTGGAAAGTAATCCTGATTTTGTTGTCGGTACGGTGTACAGCTTTACGCAATACGGCGTAGCACCGGCAGAAGATTTTGTAAAAAACGATATTCCCTATTATGCGCTTAGAGGTACCTACGTAGAAAATTCAGGGATTGAGGACACCTATAAAGATATTGAAAACCTCGGTAAGATATTTAAGGTAGAAGAAAGAGCTGCTACATTGGTTAAACGTTTAAAGGAGCGGGAAGCGCAATATGCAGCTCATGCACCGAAAGAAAAGTCATGCAAGGTGTTTGTTTATAATAGCGGGGATGAAAAACAAGCGGTTACCATCGGCAAAAACTGTCTTGATGAAAAAATTGTCAGTATGGCAGGAGGTCAAAACATCTTTAATGATATTGCGAAACGGTATGGCAGGGTGAGCTGGGAAGAAATTGCAGTGCGGAATCCTGAGTTAATCGTTATCTACGATTATAATGACGGAAATACAGCCGGGACTCTCGAAGAAAAGATCGCGGAACTCAAAAACAATCCTGGACTCTCCGATGTGGAGGCAATTAAACATAATAATTTTACATCAGTAAAATTGATAGAAGTATTTCCGGGGCTTCAAATATTCGATGCGATAGAAAAAATACAAACCGCTATTGAAGGCATTACAGCGCATTAG